Proteins co-encoded in one Salvelinus sp. IW2-2015 linkage group LG17, ASM291031v2, whole genome shotgun sequence genomic window:
- the LOC111976239 gene encoding pancreatic progenitor cell differentiation and proliferation factor: MASIPSTGSLIATHDYYRRRIGSTSSNSSCGSSEYAGEVIPHPPGLQRQDSGHWWSSFFFPNKQNQPGSMIGSEQKSGTYTVTNGQVACIAREMVLKKQLSRQLGESSDSGKVEQGSPPPS; encoded by the exons ATGGCATCAATTCCGTCCACTGGCTCTCTCATCGCCACCCATGATTACTATAGAAGGCGCATAGGCTCCACTTCTAGCAACAGCTCCTGTGGCAGTTCTGAGTATGCTGGTGAAGTCATTCCACACCCCCCAG GTCTGCAGAGACAGGACTCTGGTCACTGGTGGTCTTCTTTCTTCTTCCCAAACAAACAGAACCAGCCTGGCAGCATGATTGGATCTGAACAGAA GAGTGGAACGTACACAGTGACCAACGGGCAGGTGGCGTGTATCGCCAGGGAGATGGTGTTGAAGAAGCAGCTCAGTAGGCAACTCGGTGAAAGCAGTGACTCTGGGAAGGTGGAACAAGGGAGCCCACCACCCTCCTAA